In Musa acuminata AAA Group cultivar baxijiao chromosome BXJ2-3, Cavendish_Baxijiao_AAA, whole genome shotgun sequence, the following proteins share a genomic window:
- the LOC135586115 gene encoding uncharacterized protein LOC135586115 isoform X2, whose amino-acid sequence MAESADEGGSRDPALGADGDPRRSPKASTCKGKSCKGCLYYSWRLKSDARIPVGVGIGRMLPQVPNYIIGESEMEATKEGRSLSDFKYTCVGYSVFLDTKNDNAEKPENQAELPFCAGIEMLHHSQPRAHRSAHPSGDELLNRFRKNAGLVASGVAKNLNRVGNYIKESVDNILYPHRRRPK is encoded by the exons ATGGCAGAGTCAGCTGACGAAGGCGGTTCCAGGGATCCGGCCTTGGGAGCCGACGGGGATCCACGGCGCAGTCCCAAGGCCTCGACCTGCAAGGGCAAGTCCTGCAAGGGATGCCTCTACTACTCCTGGCGCCTCAAATCCGACGCCCGTATCCCGGTCGGCGTTGGGATCGGCCGGATGCTTCCCCAAG TACCTAACTACATCATCGGTGAATCTGAAatggaagctacaaaagaaggccGTAGCTTGTCAGATTTCAAGTACACTTGTGTTGGTTATTCAGTTTTCCTTGATACAAAAAACGATAATGCTGAAAAGCCAGAGAACCAAGCAGAGTTGCCATTTTGTGCAGGCATTGAG ATGCTACACCATTCACAACCACGAGCACACCGATCAGCTCACCCTTCAGGGGATGAATTGTTAAA CAGGTTTAGAAAGAATGCTGGGCTGGTGGCTTCAGGTGTCGCTAAGAACCTGAACAGAGTCGGCAATTACATCAAAGAAAGTGTTGACAACATATTGTATCCACACCGCAGGCGACCCAAGTAA
- the LOC135586115 gene encoding uncharacterized protein LOC135586115 isoform X1, with translation MPLLLLAPQIRRPYPGRRWDRPDASPRLLWPETTYYYWHTQKEFINYFAVPNYIIGESEMEATKEGRSLSDFKYTCVGYSVFLDTKNDNAEKPENQAELPFCAGIEMLHHSQPRAHRSAHPSGDELLNRFRKNAGLVASGVAKNLNRVGNYIKESVDNILYPHRRRPK, from the exons ATGCCTCTACTACTCCTGGCGCCTCAAATCCGACGCCCGTATCCCGGTCGGCGTTGGGATCGGCCGGATGCTTCCCCAAG ATTGCTTTGGCCTGAGACAACTTACTACTACTGGCATACTCAGAAAGAATTCATCAATTATTTTGCAg TACCTAACTACATCATCGGTGAATCTGAAatggaagctacaaaagaaggccGTAGCTTGTCAGATTTCAAGTACACTTGTGTTGGTTATTCAGTTTTCCTTGATACAAAAAACGATAATGCTGAAAAGCCAGAGAACCAAGCAGAGTTGCCATTTTGTGCAGGCATTGAG ATGCTACACCATTCACAACCACGAGCACACCGATCAGCTCACCCTTCAGGGGATGAATTGTTAAA CAGGTTTAGAAAGAATGCTGGGCTGGTGGCTTCAGGTGTCGCTAAGAACCTGAACAGAGTCGGCAATTACATCAAAGAAAGTGTTGACAACATATTGTATCCACACCGCAGGCGACCCAAGTAA
- the LOC135607479 gene encoding PTI1-like tyrosine-protein kinase At3g15890 — translation MLQRCICCCFSLEGREAARRSHKGHGGGGYPWEIYTLKQLVHATRNFHEDNKLGEGGFGTVYWGRTDKGVEIAVKRLKAMTAKAEMEFAVEVEVLGRVRHKNLLSLRGFYAGGEERLIVYDYMPNHSLLSHLHGRRSADLLLDWPRRMQIAIGAAEGLAYLHHEASPHIIHRDVKTSNVLLDADFCAKVADFGFAKLIPEGVSHLTTRVKGTLGYLAPEYAMWGKVAESCDVYSFGVLLLEIVSARKPIEKLPGGVKRDIVQWAAPLVEKGAWERIADPRLGERFEPAELRNAVAVALRCTDLNPDNRPTMKEAVELLKGRGLWKRTKDVAVEKAIGEEGDEEEDAGISEPSQPERQSWKTTIVR, via the exons ATGCTTCAGAGATGCATCTGCTGCTGCTTCTCCCTCGAGGGGCGTGAGGCTGCACGAAG ATCACACAAGGGCCATGGTGGCGGCGGCTATCCTTGGGAAATCTACACCCTGAAACAGCTCGTCCATGCAACGAGGAACTTCCATGAGGACAACAAGCTCGGAGAAGGCGGCTTTGGGACTGTCTACTGGGGTAGAACTGACAAAGGAGTGGAG ATCGCTGTGAAGCGGCTCAAGGCCATGACGGCCAAGGCGGAGATGGAGTTCGCCGTCGAAGTGGAGGTGCTGGGGAGGGTAAGGCACAAGAATCTACTGAGCCTGAGAGGTTTCTACGCAGGTGGCGAGGAGAGGCTGATCGTTTACGATTACATGCCCAACCACAGCCTGCTCAGCCATCTCCATGGCCGTCGCTCCGCCGATCTGCTCCTCGACTGGCCTCGCAGGATGCAGATCGCCATCGGAGCAGCGGAAGGACTCGC GTACTTGCACCATGAGGCGAGCCCTCACATCATACACCGAGACGTGAAGACCAGCAACGTGCTGCTCGACGCCGACTTCTGCGCCAAAGTGGCCGACTTCGGGTTCGCGAAGCTGATCCCGGAGGGAGTGAGCCACCTGACGACGAGGGTGAAGGGGACGCTGGGCTACCTCGCACCTGAGTACGCCATGTGGGGGAAAGTCGCCGAGAGCTgcgacgtgtacagcttcggcGTTCTGCTGCTGGAGATCGTGAGCGCCAGGAAGCCCATCGAGAAGCTACCCGGCGGCGTCAAGCGCGACATAGTGCAGTGGGCGGCGCCGCTGGTGGAGAAGGGCGCGTGGGAGCGCATCGCGGACCCACGCCTCGGGGAAAGGTTCGAGCCGGCGGAGCTGCGGAACGCGGTGGCGGTCGCCTTGCGGTGCACCGACCTCAACCCCGACAACCGGCccaccatgaaggaagcggtggagCTCCTCAAAGGCCGGGGGTTGTGGAAGAGGACGAAGGATGTAGCGGTGGAGAAGGCAATCGGCGAGGAAGGGGACGAGGAGGAGGATGCCGGAATAAGCGAACCTTCTCAGCCTGAGAGGCAGAGCTGGAAAACCACAATAGTGAGGTAG
- the LOC135607478 gene encoding pentatricopeptide repeat-containing protein At1g02060, chloroplastic-like, producing MLRLGRARALRCASIAFSTSSSIESRPSHLSSDPNIDLAHAIANLVNAHHAGHWPPSLDAALSALARSHASDLTPSALLRSLSLLRRPSAAGPLLLWSRHHLPLDPRAAAKALHLLLRSRALRPALDLLLSLPPSSFPDHSFNALVRRLAAAGHLRSAVRLFRLIPFPSVFSYNSLLAPLLRRGRTRAASALFDEMLATAVRPDVCTFNTLIRGFCLNSMVDEAFRLFNEMPRHGCAPDVVTYNTLVDGLCRAGKVRIAHNLLNGMRTKSSDLAPNVVSYTTLIRGYCSKLLPDEAVELFHQMVALGLKPNKITYNTLIQGLCDARRMDLVKGIMEPGDDGGKELTFRPDTCTFNTLIAAHCNLGSISDALNVFERMAEMRVKRDSATYSTMIKGLCEKGEFVRAEELVDELLEKEVFRKRGIPLLAAYNPIFDYLCQNGKTEKARMLLQQLLDKQAKVDVAAFKTVILGHCKEERLREGYELLVSMGKRDLVPDAATFQTLIEGFMQQEKIGFAWEAFRKMLNTWHRPSTGTFHSVLAGLAKKSRYAKDAGELVTLMVERKIRPNIDLSTNVVSSLFGDNLNDTALKIVGLLYHNGYRVKMEELIPSLCENQKFLEAKEMLLFSLDKCENVNDDVYGLVIGGLCLSGRASEAFRVLYEMNERASAHVSSSCLYALKLALEESGRWKEAEFVSRQMNRANKRIGS from the coding sequence ATGCTTCGTCTCGGACGCGCCCGTGCCCTCCGCTGCGCCTCCATTgccttctccacctcctcctccatcgAATCCAGACCTTCACACCTCAGCTCAGACCCTAACATCGACCTCGCCCACGCCATCGCTAACCTCGTCAACGCCCACCACGCCGGCCATTGGCCCCCGTCCCTCGACGCTGCCCTCTCCGCCCTCGCCCGCTCCCATGCCTCCGACCTCACCCCCTCCGCCCTCCTCCGCTCCCTCTCCCTCCTCCGCCGCCCCTCCGCCGCCGGTCCCCTCCTCCTCTGGTCCCGCCACCACCTTCCCCTCGACCCCCGCGCCGCCGCCAAggccctccacctcctcctccgctcCCGCGCTCTCCGCCCCGCCCTCGACCTCCTCCTATCCCTCCCCCCATCCTCCTTCCCTGATCACTCCTTCAACGCCCTCGTCCGCCGCCTCGCCGCCGCCGGCCATCTCCGCTCCGCCGTCCGGCTCTTCCGCCTTATCCCCTTCCCCTCTGTCTTCTCTTACAATTCCCTCCTCGCTCCCCTCCTCCGCCGTGGCCGCACCCGCGCCGCCTCTGCCCTCTTTGACGAGATGCTCGCCACCGCAGTCCGGCCCGATGTCTGCACCTTCAACACCCTCATCCGAGGCTTCTGTCTCAATTCCATGGTCGACGAGGCCTTCCGCCTCTTCAATGAGATGCCGCGGCACGGCTGCGCCCCAGACGTCGTCACCTACAACACACTTGTCGACGGCCTTTGCCGCGCAGGCAAGGTCCGCATCGCCCACAATCTCCTTAACGGAATGCGGACAAAAAGCTCCGATCTTGCACCGAATGTTGTTTCCTACACCACTCTGATCCGCGGCTACTGCAGCAAACTCCTCCCGGATGAGGCCGTGGAGCTCTTCCACCAGATGGTGGCGCTCGGCCTCAAACCTAATAAGATCACATACAATACCCTCATCCAAGGGCTTTGCGACGCACGGAGGATGGATTTGGTCAAGGGGATCATGGAACCAGGAGATGATGGTGGCAAAGAGTTGACTTTTAGGCCGGATACTTGCACGTTTAACACCCTGATAGCTGCGCATTGCAACCTGGGCAGCATCAGCGATGCACTTAACGTGTTTGAAAGAATGGCGGAGATGAGAGTGAAACGTGATTCTGCAACTTACAGTACCATGATAAAGGGCCTGTGTGAAAAAGGCGAGTTTGTACGAGCTGAGGAGCTCGTTGATGAGCTGTTGGAGAAGGAGGTGTTCAGGAAGCGAGGCATTCCCCTGCTGGCAGCTTATAACCCAATATTCGACTACTTGTGTCAGAATGGGAAGACAGAGAAGGCAAGGATGTTGCTTCAACAGTTGTTGGATAAGCAAGCCAAAGTAGATGTGGCAGCATTTAAGACAGTGATCTTGGGCCACTGCAAGGAGGAGCGATTGAGAGAAGGGTATGAGCTGCTGGTGTCGATGGGTAAAAGAGACCTTGTGCCAGATGCTGCAACTTTTCAAACACTGATCGAGGGATTCATGCAGCAGGAGAAGATAGGCTTTGCTTGGGAGGCTTTTAGGAAAATGTTGAACACTTGGCATCGGCCTAGCACAGGTACATTCCATTCAGTACTCGCGGGATTGGCAAAGAAAAGTCGGTATGCTAAAGATGCTGGTGAATTGGTCACCTTGATGGTGGAAAGGAAGATTCGCCCTAATATCGATCTTTCGACGAATGTTGTCAGCAGTTTGTTTGGAGATAACCTAAATGACACTGCTCTCAAGATTGTTGGATTGCTTTACCATAATGGTTATCGCGTGAAGATGGAGGAGTTGATTCCATCTCTGTGTGAGAACCAGAAATTCCTGGAGGCTAAAGAGATGTTGCTTTTTAGTTTGGATAAGTGTGAGAATGTTAATGATGATGTTTATGGTTTGGTGATTGGTGGGCTTTGTTTAAGTGGAAGGGCTTCGGAGGCATTTAGGGTGTTGTACGAAATGAATGAAAGAGCCAGTGCACATGTTTCTTCAAGTTGTTTATATGCTCTAAAACTTGCACTTGAAGAAAGTGGAAGATGGAAAGAAGCAGAGTTTGTTTCCAGGCAAATGAATCGTGCGAACAAAAGAATCGGAAGTTGA